GCGTTGACCCAGCTCTCGTTGCCGTTAATGTCGACGAGGTACTGCTTTACGTAGTTGACGGTCAGCGTTACCGGTCTGTCCATTGTGACACTCAGCGGTGACACTACCGTTATTATTATTCTCTCCTCCTTGTTTACGTAGTACGTCTGGTTCAGTATTTGGATCGTGGTGTTCTCGTTAAACCAACTATTCGATGTGACGTAGCCCAAGACGCCGTCTATGAGCGCCTTAACGGGGAAGTCCACGTTGAGCTGTAGGAGGAACTGCCTCTCCACGTACACGTTTACCTCAGCCGGCCCCTTCACCGTAAGCTGGCTAGGGCTAATGCCCACAATTAGGAACCTAGTGTCAGGACTGAGGTAGTATGTGACGTTCTCGACCTCTATCTTAGTACCTGCGTTGTACCAGCCGGAGGTCAAGGTGGTGTTGGTGCCGTTGACCAGGGCATACGTAGGTATTGGGCTGTTTACGTAGACGTAGTACTGGACAACGGCGTTTACGTGCACACTCGTGGGTTCGTCCACTTTAAAGGAATTGGAGGGGCTCACTGATACTACCACTACCCTTTCCTCTGTGCCGTTGTATTGCATCAAGGGGTACACGGTGACGTTTGACCCAGCGTTGTACCAGCCGGAGGTCAACGGCTCCTCCTTCCCGTTCACCTCTGCGTGCACTAGACCAGAGGGAGTCACGTCGACGAGGAACTGCTCCACGTAGTCCAGAGACAAGGTGGTTGAGGAGCCCACGGTGAGCGACCGTGAGGGAGATACGTTAAGCAAGAGGAACCTAGTGTCAGGACTGAGGTAGTATGTGACGTTCTCGACCTCTATCTTAGTACCTGCGTTGTACCAGCCGGAGGTCAAGGTGGTGTTGGTGCCGTTGACCAAGGCGTAAGCGGGCACTTTAGACTCCACATCAACGTAGTACTGCACCACTTGGTCCAAGACGACCTTCATTGGGGAGTCGACGATGAAGGACATGGAGGAGCTGGCCCCAACCACAAAAAGCCTTTCCCCGCTACCCAAGTAGTAAGGTACCTGCTCTATCTGCACTTGAGCGCCAGCGTCGTACCAGCCTGAAGTGAACGTCACGTTCTTCCCGTCCACCAAAGCGTAAGCCTTACCCTGCCCTACTACCTTAACGTAGTATTGGAGGTAGTAGGTAACGGACACTTTGCCGGGGGACGTTACAATCCCTTGGCAGTCAGTAGCCTCCCACCTAACGCTTGAGGTGGAGTAAGGCAGTTCAGAGGGGTACGAATATGGGGAGCCGTAGTCCACCCAGTATGTCCCCGGAAGGACTGTCTCAAACTGGCCAAAGGACTCCGCCTCTATCTCCGGCTCCCCGTAGTTTCCCCCGCCTACAACGGAGAAGGTGAACGTCACCAAGTCCTGCTTGTAGTAGGTGAAGTTAAAGGAGTAGACGCCATCGGGGGTAGTCGGTACCTCCCCTGAGCTCACGGGCGTAGCCCACCTGACCCCTTGGAACGTCATCGACTCCTCCACGGTGTAGTTGGTGCCAGACGGAACTTGGACGGAGAAGGGCATAGTCGCGTTTATCACTGTGCCGTTGGGGAACTTGAGCGTTACCGTTGGGGGACTGGGAAGGGGTGCTCCTACATAGGAGTAGTTAAAGGTGACAGCCTCTAAGCCCTGGAGCACCACTATTGGTATTTGTACGCTCTTGGAAAAGCCCGGGAAGAGGGTGGCGGTTAAGGCGGCGTAGTAGATGCCCGGGGACAAGGATGACACACCCACCCACACTACCTCGGTGCCGTTACCCTGGAAACAACCGGAAGTGCTGTAAGTGTAAGATATTCCCCCAGGGGCGCTGAGCGAGAACTCCACGGAACCATATGCGTTGACCTGTACTGGGATTTCCTGGACTCCATCCTGGGTTAGGTAAATTGGAGACTGCAAGGACACGGAGAAGTTAGCCACTCCAGTGCCCTCGTAAACCCCACCCTGCACTTCCACCGTGGCCTCCCCTACCAGCTGGTGTTTCTGGTTGTAGACTAGGACGGCGTAGTCTCCCTCCAAGAGGCTGAACTTTGCCCCGTAGTCCGTGAAAGGTATTGCCTCCTGAGCATAGGAGGAGTTATACCCGTACTTTGTCAAGTAGACCAGCACGTAACCTGACTGGATAGGCGCGTTAACCGTTAAGGACCCCATGAACGTGAAGTTCCACAAGCCGTCGAGGCCTCCATTCCCTGCCTCAATTCCTGCCTGGAGCGTCCCCGTCATCTGGTTTAGGTAGTATGGGAGGTCTTGGGCGTTTTCCACGGTATCTGCTGTGTCGCTACCGAAGTTGTAGGCGTTGATTATTTGTTGAAAGTTGTGGCCATTCCAGTACTCCAAGTTCATGAAAACGTACGAGGAGGTTAAGGTTGCCGTACCCCCCACCCCTCCCATGACGAGCTCTATGTCGTACATGTTCCCAGAACCCGTGTACTTGTCCCCGTCCACCAAAAAGTAGACGTTTGACGCTCCCTTGACGTTTAAGATTGTCACCTTGTCGAAGTTTACCCACCCGTTCCCTAGGTTGGCCCAGAAGTACAGAACTGGTTGCCCAGCGGAGTTCTCAGTGACGTTGACCAGCAAGTAGAACGTGAAAGGAGGGACTAAATAGGTTGTCATGTAGGTGTAAGAGTAAAACGTCTGGTTCCCATAAGTGCAGAGGGCCCCGTTACCTTGGAGGGAGTTAACCCAGGCGTAAGGGGAAGTGAAGTTCCACACGTTGTCCGTCACCGTGGCGGAGTGGGTCTCAGTGTTGTACACCAACACGTCCTGGACCCAGAGGGCGTAGGTATTGCCGTTGTATTGGTAGTTCAAGACCCCGTTGAGCTGGAACGCTACCTCAGGGTTACCGCTTGGGGTAGTAGCTGAGAGGTAGCCCACATACACGGAGCCGAGGAGCTGAGTGGTCTCCGTCTTGTAGGGGCCGTATGGGCCCACACCGTAGTCGGCTATCCCCATGGGGGCGGGTTCACCCGTATAAAAGGAGTATATGTTCACTTCCCCGGTCCTCCCTGCTAGTGACTCGTTGGGCGGGACTGGCGGAAAGGCGTAGGCTTTCTTGACGTAGTGGAGCTGAGTTAGGTCAGAGGAGCTTGGCTGTGAGTGAACTAGAAAGGAGGCTATGTTTGCGACTAAAATAAAGGCGAGGAAAACGAAAAGGAATGCCTTCATGTTGGTAACAATAATACATAGTCCCTAATAAATATTCTAAGGAGAAAACGGTTGAGGTCATATCTCGTAGACAAGGGATGCCCTTTTCACGGTTCCGTCGGAAAGCCTGAACTCCGCGACGTAAACGTTCCCCGGTACCAAGGAACCTGCTATCTGAAACTTGAGGAAGACCTTGTTCTCCCCTGGAACCAGCTTCCTCGTGCTAACTTGAGTTAAGGGGAAACCCAAGAGGAAGACGTCCACTATTTCCGCCTCGGTCGAGGAGAACAAGGTGACCTCGGCTTCACCAGTACTTCTAAGCCACCCGTAGCCGACGCTCTTGTCGCTTACCTCTAGGGTTACCGTCTGCCTTCTTTCGAAGGACTTGGCGGACATCTCGGAGGAGGCAAAGTAGCACATGGGATATCCCACCACGGAGCTAAGGACGCCAATTATCATGACCCCCGCTAGCCTTAACTTTTCGTCCTTATACTCCTCTCCCACCTTATACACAGCGTAGCCCACGATGCCGTTTCCCACTGCAACTAGCACAGAGCCCAAGTAAAGTAAAGGGGAATACACGTCGCTGAAGATGAGGGACAACGCCCCTAGCACGAACACGTTAGTACCCAGGTTACCTAGGCTCCTACCGGTCTCCGACACCCTGAGCAGTCCTACCCTGAGCTTTGAGAGGCCCAGGACGAACAAGGCATAGGATACCAGTTCCATGACGAGTACAAGCAACGATAGCAAGGTGAAGCGGAGGAAGGCCATGCCCACGATGGCTAGGAGAATTACGATGGAGATCGTAACATAAAGTGAGCCCTCTTTTAAGTCCTTAAACCCTTGGTTTACTTCCATAACACAGTATTTGGATCCAATTAAAAATTGCTAACTTATGCCCAAGATGCTCTTCAACTTTGAGATGAGAGGTAACGCGTATCCCTTGAACTCCTCGAAGTTGCCATGTGACTTGCTGTTGTAAGCCCCCTGGAAGAGGGTTGGTAGCTCGGGATAGAACTTCTGGCCCAACAAGTTCACTGTGTTGAAGAAGTCCTGAAGCGTTATGGGCATGAAGCCGGACTTGATGGAGGCCTCCTTGACTAATAGGACCACCACGTCCCAATAGGCCTGCATTGCCTCCGGTATCCTTCCTTGGTTTTCCATTATCTGGGCCCTGTAGAGCATGGAGCTGACTTCCTGTTGCAGTGAGAGCTGTGGGTTCGCGTATTGTGGTTGGGAAGCGGGATAATAGTAAGTAGGGTACTGGGCGGGGTATTGATATCCTTGGCTTGAATAGGCATTGACGTTACCAACGCCGACCTTCTGGTAATTGTCTGCCTTTCTCTGGAGGTACTCGTAGAGGAAGTACAGACCAACTATTGCAATTGCCCCTGGAATCCACATAAAGTACGACAAGGACGGGAACGAGATCTCGGCAGCCTCAACCATAGCCGCTAAGAGTAGCTCCAAAGCCGCAAAGGGAACCATGAGAAGGGACCTAACCCAGTCCCTCTTCCAGATTGCGTAAGTCCCAGCTCCAGCAGCGACGGCGTAAGCAGGAAGCTCCAACCAGCTGTGAGGGAGGGTCATGAGTCCTATAGCGTCCACTACTCCGGGAATGTGATATACTGTAGTGGTATAGGACGTTAGCACGTATGCGGTGGAACCAATGGAGAAGAGCAACACGCCTATACCTATGACAGGCAGGAAGTCCACTAACGCAATTGATAAGTTGTGGGAGAATATGGTCAGGAAGAGCAGTACGTAGGGGAGGGAGTCTGTGCTAGAAACTGTAGAGGAGAAGGTCTGGGCCATCTCTGGGTTATTGACTGGAATGGCGGAGACTCCTAGGAATATTGCCAACTCAATTCCAAAGAATATTAGGATAAGTCTTGTTATCGGCCTCATAAGTATTATGGTGGTACTAATAGGTTATATAAGTTTTCCAAATGTTATTTTAAACAGGGAAAAAGGTTCATTTAGGACGGGATGTAACTCCTCTTCGTGAACCTTCTAGGGCGTAGGCGAGCTATTGGTTACGTCCGTCACTATATCTAGCTAGAATGAAACAAGTGTAAATAAAAAAAGATAAATCGTTTTACAGTGAAAATAACGTATGGAGAAAGAGGAAAGGAAGATAACTTTGCGGTTGCGCAACGAGGAATTAAAGGTCGTGGGAATGCACTGCGCCACTTGCGTCGCCACTGTGTCCAAGTCAGTCTCCTCGGTGAAGGGTGTTGTGGATGTAAACGTGAACTTGGCTAGCGGAGAGGCCAAAGTGAGCCTTTCTGGCGCGAAGCTCAAGGACGTTGTGGAGGCCGTAAGGAAAGCAGGTTACGACGTCGTCACACAGAGGGCCACGTTAAAGGTCTCGCTCAACCCAGAGGAGGTGGAGAGACTTAGGGAAGAGATGGAGGAGATGTCCGGAGTCGTGAAGGCGATTGTAAACGTAGACGGCGTTGTTTACGTCGAGTTCAACCCGCTGTCCACCAAGGCGGAGGAGATAAGAGAGGCCTTGGAGAAGGAGGGTTACAAAGTTTCAGTACTGGCAGGGGAGGAGGAAGTCCCTGAGGTTCTCGCGTCTAGGAGGGAACTCAGGGGCTACCTCTACGCCCTGGCTGTTGGCGTTGCGTTCACTCCGCTGACTTTGATCTTCCAGTACACAGGCCTGACCTTCTTAGCCCTCCTCTTCTCAGTACCAGTACAGTTTTACTCGGGGCTGAGGTTCCACTTGGGGGCGTGGCGGGCTTTCAAGAACAAGACGACCAACATGGACACCTTGGTCTCCCTTGCCTCAAACGTTGGCTGGCTCTACAGCCTCTACTCCTTCCTAGGCGGTGGTCCAACCTTCTTCGACTCTATCTCGCTCCTCATCACCTTCATCTTGGTGGGGAAGACGTTGGAGGCGTACTTGAAGGCAAAATCAACCAACGAGGTAGCGGGGCTCCTTTCGGTAAAGGCCCACGCACTTAGGGAAGGAAGAGAAGTAGAAGTGGACTCGTCTAAGCTGAGGATAGGGGACGTTGTAGTAGTGAGGACAGGGGAGACGATCCCTGCTGACGGCGTAGTTGAAGAGGGGATGGGAGAAGTAGAAGAGGCAATATTCACGGGGGAAGCTAGACCCTCAAGGAAGGTCAAGGGCTCTCCCGTGATAGCCGGTTCCACCCTAGTGTCTGGAGCCCTCAAGGTGTACGTAACTAGGGCTGGAAATAGGACTTACTTGGCCCAAGTAGTCCAAGCGTTGAGGGAAGCGCAGAACGTCAAAGTTCCCATTCAGAAATTAGTGGACAGAGTGTCGCAGGTCTTCGTCCCCACGATCATATCCATTGTAGTTGTCGTCTTCCTCGTCTGGAAACTGCTCATGGGCGTTCCCACTTATGAGGCTGTCCTGTTCTCGGTGGCAGTGTTGGCTGGAGCTTGTCCCTGCCCCCTCGGCCTAGCCACCCCGATGGCAGTACTAACTAGCGTAAACAAGTTGGCTAAGAAGGGAGTAGTGGTAAGGGACGGGAACGCAATGGAGAAGCTAGACCAAGCCAAAGTGTTCATTTTCGACAAGACCGGTACCTTAACGAAGGGAGAGTTTAAGGTCACAAAGGTCACAGTGGACGAGGAGACCCTAAATGCGGTGGCGAACCTAGAGGGCTACAGCTCCCACCCTATAGCTAAGGCCATCGCCAAGCTGGCGAAGAGGAAGTTGAAGGTGGAGAACTTCTCCGACTTCCCTGGAGAGGGAGTCTTTGGCATAGTGGAGGGAAAGAGCATAATAGTTGGGAAGAAGGACTTCGTGCTCAGAAACTGCGAGGGAAATGGGGAAGAGAGCATTCTGGTCTGCGTCGACGGGAAAGTTGTTGGGAGCATCGTGGTGGAGGACGAGCTAAGGGAGGACGCAGTGACGATGATAAGGGAGCTCGTCAAGCAGGGTAAGGAGGTTTACGTAGCCACGGGTGACCCAGACCCCAAGTTGGACCTAGGCGTTAAGGTCTTTTTCGGCCTCTCCCCAGACGAAAAGGTGGATCTGGTGAGGAAGATGAGGAAGAAGGGGCTCACGGTGTTCGTGGGAGACGGCGTTAACGATGCCCAAGCCATAAGGGAGGCCGACGTTGGTATAGCGGTCTCCTCCGGGACAGACATAGCCAAGTACGCGGGTGACGTGATAGTGCCATCCGTGAATTCCATCTTGGAGCTGGAGAGGATGGGGAGGAGGACGGTGAGGAAGATAAAGGAGAATTTAGCATGGGCTTTTGCCTACAACTCGGTCTTGGTAGCGATAGCCTCCGGTCTCTTTTACCCTGCGTTGTACCTACCGCCGGAGTACTCAGCCCTCGCAATGAGCCTAAACAGCGTCTTCGTCGTAACTTGGTCCCTGGTTAGCTGACTTCCTCGAGACCTCTCTCTCATAGGCCTTAAACAAGGATTCCAGTGTTAGGATGCCCACTAACTTGTCTCCCTCCACTACGCTAACCCACCTGGTCCTGTTCCTGCCCATTACCTCCAACGCGTGCTCAAGGCTGGAATTAGGGGAAACGGTAGGCACTCCAGTCAGCACGTACTTTCTCAAGGGGTCGTCTCCCCTTTTCCCTTGGAGCTCCCTCATGTAAACGACGCCGACGAAGTTTCCCGCCCTGTCAGTGACTGGGACGCTCATCAAGTTATTGTCCTCCATTAACTTCCTCGCCTCCTCTACCGTAGAGTCTACTGAGGCGCTCAGCTGTAGTAGCTCGCAGTCCTTGACTTTTAGCTCCCTCATAACCGGCACCTCGTATTCTGCTCTATGCGCTGGGGAGTCCCTCCTAGTGGGCACTTGTGCCCCGTTGATGGTCTCGCTACCTGAGACTAGGTAGGCCAAGGCCACGGCGACCATGGCCCCTGGAAGCACTTGAAGGCTCTCAGTCATCTCAGTAACCATAATGATCATGGACAGGGGCACTTTCCCCGCTGCAGCAAACACAGACATCATGCCTATGACCACGAAGGGGGCGACGGAGTTGACCACCCCCGGGAAGAGGGAGTGGAAGGCTAGGCCCATAGCCCCTCCTAGGTATGCCCCAATGAAGAGAGCTGGTACGTAAACTCCCCCGCTACCCCCTGAGCCTACCGTTAGGCTTGTGGAGGCTATCTTCAGGAAGGGGAGCAACACTAGAAGGGCCAACGTAGGTAACACAGGGGAGTAGAGGGAAGACAGTCTCCCAAGCTCCACTAGGTTTATCCATCCAGTCCCCTCCCCCAAGACCTCCGGTGCCATCAGCGCTATACACCCAGCTAGTGCCCCTCCAATAGCGGGCCTTAAGAACCTAGGGCTTATCCTTTTGAAGGCGTTGTTTACTGCGTAGAAGCTCCTAGCGTATAAGATGCCCACTAGCCCGCTCGCTACTCCCAAAACTGCGTAGAGGGGAAG
The sequence above is drawn from the Candidatus Aramenus sp. CH1 genome and encodes:
- the cadA gene encoding cadmium-translocating P-type ATPase produces the protein MEKEERKITLRLRNEELKVVGMHCATCVATVSKSVSSVKGVVDVNVNLASGEAKVSLSGAKLKDVVEAVRKAGYDVVTQRATLKVSLNPEEVERLREEMEEMSGVVKAIVNVDGVVYVEFNPLSTKAEEIREALEKEGYKVSVLAGEEEVPEVLASRRELRGYLYALAVGVAFTPLTLIFQYTGLTFLALLFSVPVQFYSGLRFHLGAWRAFKNKTTNMDTLVSLASNVGWLYSLYSFLGGGPTFFDSISLLITFILVGKTLEAYLKAKSTNEVAGLLSVKAHALREGREVEVDSSKLRIGDVVVVRTGETIPADGVVEEGMGEVEEAIFTGEARPSRKVKGSPVIAGSTLVSGALKVYVTRAGNRTYLAQVVQALREAQNVKVPIQKLVDRVSQVFVPTIISIVVVVFLVWKLLMGVPTYEAVLFSVAVLAGACPCPLGLATPMAVLTSVNKLAKKGVVVRDGNAMEKLDQAKVFIFDKTGTLTKGEFKVTKVTVDEETLNAVANLEGYSSHPIAKAIAKLAKRKLKVENFSDFPGEGVFGIVEGKSIIVGKKDFVLRNCEGNGEESILVCVDGKVVGSIVVEDELREDAVTMIRELVKQGKEVYVATGDPDPKLDLGVKVFFGLSPDEKVDLVRKMRKKGLTVFVGDGVNDAQAIREADVGIAVSSGTDIAKYAGDVIVPSVNSILELERMGRRTVRKIKENLAWAFAYNSVLVAIASGLFYPALYLPPEYSALAMSLNSVFVVTWSLVS
- a CDS encoding stage II sporulation protein M — encoded protein: MRPITRLILIFFGIELAIFLGVSAIPVNNPEMAQTFSSTVSSTDSLPYVLLFLTIFSHNLSIALVDFLPVIGIGVLLFSIGSTAYVLTSYTTTVYHIPGVVDAIGLMTLPHSWLELPAYAVAAGAGTYAIWKRDWVRSLLMVPFAALELLLAAMVEAAEISFPSLSYFMWIPGAIAIVGLYFLYEYLQRKADNYQKVGVGNVNAYSSQGYQYPAQYPTYYYPASQPQYANPQLSLQQEVSSMLYRAQIMENQGRIPEAMQAYWDVVVLLVKEASIKSGFMPITLQDFFNTVNLLGQKFYPELPTLFQGAYNSKSHGNFEEFKGYALPLISKLKSILGIS
- a CDS encoding thermopsin; the encoded protein is MKAFLFVFLAFILVANIASFLVHSQPSSSDLTQLHYVKKAYAFPPVPPNESLAGRTGEVNIYSFYTGEPAPMGIADYGVGPYGPYKTETTQLLGSVYVGYLSATTPSGNPEVAFQLNGVLNYQYNGNTYALWVQDVLVYNTETHSATVTDNVWNFTSPYAWVNSLQGNGALCTYGNQTFYSYTYMTTYLVPPFTFYLLVNVTENSAGQPVLYFWANLGNGWVNFDKVTILNVKGASNVYFLVDGDKYTGSGNMYDIELVMGGVGGTATLTSSYVFMNLEYWNGHNFQQIINAYNFGSDTADTVENAQDLPYYLNQMTGTLQAGIEAGNGGLDGLWNFTFMGSLTVNAPIQSGYVLVYLTKYGYNSSYAQEAIPFTDYGAKFSLLEGDYAVLVYNQKHQLVGEATVEVQGGVYEGTGVANFSVSLQSPIYLTQDGVQEIPVQVNAYGSVEFSLSAPGGISYTYSTSGCFQGNGTEVVWVGVSSLSPGIYYAALTATLFPGFSKSVQIPIVVLQGLEAVTFNYSYVGAPLPSPPTVTLKFPNGTVINATMPFSVQVPSGTNYTVEESMTFQGVRWATPVSSGEVPTTPDGVYSFNFTYYKQDLVTFTFSVVGGGNYGEPEIEAESFGQFETVLPGTYWVDYGSPYSYPSELPYSTSSVRWEATDCQGIVTSPGKVSVTYYLQYYVKVVGQGKAYALVDGKNVTFTSGWYDAGAQVQIEQVPYYLGSGERLFVVGASSSMSFIVDSPMKVVLDQVVQYYVDVESKVPAYALVNGTNTTLTSGWYNAGTKIEVENVTYYLSPDTRFLLLNVSPSRSLTVGSSTTLSLDYVEQFLVDVTPSGLVHAEVNGKEEPLTSGWYNAGSNVTVYPLMQYNGTEERVVVVSVSPSNSFKVDEPTSVHVNAVVQYYVYVNSPIPTYALVNGTNTTLTSGWYNAGTKIEVENVTYYLSPDTRFLIVGISPSQLTVKGPAEVNVYVERQFLLQLNVDFPVKALIDGVLGYVTSNSWFNENTTIQILNQTYYVNKEERIIITVVSPLSVTMDRPVTLTVNYVKQYLVDINGNESWVNAGKTILLESNLPFYLLGRFVGTFNVSTGAKLVVNGPIHEVLKAEPNWLFVAGIVAVGAVIGVGGLMGKRRKGE
- a CDS encoding DUF973 family protein codes for the protein MEVNQGFKDLKEGSLYVTISIVILLAIVGMAFLRFTLLSLLVLVMELVSYALFVLGLSKLRVGLLRVSETGRSLGNLGTNVFVLGALSLIFSDVYSPLLYLGSVLVAVGNGIVGYAVYKVGEEYKDEKLRLAGVMIIGVLSSVVGYPMCYFASSEMSAKSFERRQTVTLEVSDKSVGYGWLRSTGEAEVTLFSSTEAEIVDVFLLGFPLTQVSTRKLVPGENKVFLKFQIAGSLVPGNVYVAEFRLSDGTVKRASLVYEI
- a CDS encoding chloride channel protein translates to MKVSLPYFERWFFLGLVIGVITGLSITALYELVKVFDFLFIKGLVGMDYPEPLGEGGSAQFHFHAERYFLIPLAIALGGLLVGVISILVPEVEGSGTDYAIRSFHRYQGRMRWVVAPFKLLASALTIGSGGSAGEEGPSALISSSLASSIVKFLSTSPEDRRVAVAVGIGAGIGTILKAPIGGAVLSAEILYLRDLEPEVIYPSLVASSISYTIFGFFTGFSPIFGQYTESFDPLRLPLYAVLGVASGLVGILYARSFYAVNNAFKRISPRFLRPAIGGALAGCIALMAPEVLGEGTGWINLVELGRLSSLYSPVLPTLALLVLLPFLKIASTSLTVGSGGSGGVYVPALFIGAYLGGAMGLAFHSLFPGVVNSVAPFVVIGMMSVFAAAGKVPLSMIIMVTEMTESLQVLPGAMVAVALAYLVSGSETINGAQVPTRRDSPAHRAEYEVPVMRELKVKDCELLQLSASVDSTVEEARKLMEDNNLMSVPVTDRAGNFVGVVYMRELQGKRGDDPLRKYVLTGVPTVSPNSSLEHALEVMGRNRTRWVSVVEGDKLVGILTLESLFKAYEREVSRKSANQGPSYDEDAV